A stretch of Desulfatiglans sp. DNA encodes these proteins:
- a CDS encoding chemotaxis protein CheA: protein KYSPKAFIYRITFKPGKDIFRSGTDPGLLIEELKSFGDHNIILHYKNIPSIDVLIPDECYLSWDIILTTSRTDDDIKDIFIFVEDNCELTIDIVDELTEGDDDKEIKKIGEILVERQVISEEEIKNTLNDQKRLGELLIEKNKVDYDTIETALAEQAQIKKTREKHREEIKASSLRVTSEKLDSLVDLVGELVTVQARLSQFSSIMDHSELLSIAEEVEKLTTELRDNTMDIRMMPIGTIFSKFKRLVRDLSSDLGKGINLVTEGAETELDKTVIDRLDDPLVHLIRNCIDHGIETPSVRKENGKPETGTIYLSAVHKGAYVVITIKDDGAGLNAEAIREKAIEKGIIQREATLSEKQIYEIIFAPGFSTATTVSNISGRGVGMDVVKRTIGSLRGSIELDSLPGKGTVITLKLPLTLAIINGLLVSIADTSYILPLATVEECVELTRDYSDQSKGTNLLNVRGEIVPYIRLRDHLNIKGKKPSLEHIVITDVEDKRIGFVVDKVIGGHQTVIKALGPVFKYVKEVSGATILGDGKIALILDVNALMLFKEH, encoded by the coding sequence AAATATTCACCCAAAGCATTCATATACCGGATAACATTCAAGCCCGGTAAAGATATTTTCCGGAGCGGAACAGACCCGGGCCTCTTGATTGAGGAGCTAAAAAGTTTTGGTGATCATAACATTATCCTTCATTATAAAAATATCCCCTCAATTGATGTTTTAATCCCTGATGAATGCTATCTATCATGGGATATAATACTCACAACCAGTCGAACTGATGATGATATTAAAGATATATTCATTTTCGTTGAAGATAATTGTGAACTCACAATCGATATTGTTGATGAATTGACCGAAGGTGATGATGATAAAGAGATAAAAAAGATTGGTGAGATACTTGTAGAAAGGCAGGTTATATCTGAAGAAGAGATAAAGAACACCCTGAACGATCAAAAACGTCTTGGAGAACTCCTTATCGAAAAAAACAAGGTTGATTACGATACCATTGAAACCGCTCTTGCGGAACAGGCCCAGATTAAAAAAACCAGGGAAAAGCACAGGGAGGAAATAAAGGCATCCAGCCTGAGGGTTACATCTGAAAAACTGGATAGCCTTGTTGATCTCGTAGGGGAACTGGTTACTGTACAGGCAAGGTTATCTCAGTTTTCATCCATCATGGATCATTCGGAACTATTATCAATAGCTGAAGAGGTGGAAAAACTTACCACTGAACTCAGGGATAATACAATGGATATCCGCATGATGCCAATAGGAACAATATTCAGCAAATTCAAACGTCTTGTGAGGGATCTTTCATCAGATCTTGGCAAAGGCATTAATCTTGTGACTGAAGGAGCTGAGACAGAACTGGACAAGACAGTCATTGACAGACTTGATGATCCGCTTGTTCACCTCATAAGAAATTGTATTGATCATGGTATAGAAACCCCCTCTGTCCGCAAAGAAAATGGCAAACCAGAGACTGGGACTATTTATCTATCCGCAGTACACAAAGGGGCATATGTTGTAATCACCATAAAAGATGATGGGGCAGGACTTAATGCTGAGGCTATCAGGGAAAAGGCTATTGAAAAGGGGATAATACAAAGAGAAGCAACTCTTTCTGAAAAGCAAATCTATGAAATCATTTTTGCTCCAGGGTTTTCAACTGCAACCACTGTTTCAAATATCTCCGGCAGAGGAGTCGGGATGGATGTTGTAAAAAGAACCATTGGGTCTCTGAGGGGATCCATCGAACTTGACAGCTTGCCAGGCAAAGGTACTGTGATCACGCTTAAACTCCCATTAACTCTCGCTATAATAAATGGTTTACTGGTATCCATCGCGGATACCAGTTATATTCTTCCCCTTGCCACTGTAGAAGAATGTGTTGAACTCACACGAGATTATTCTGATCAGTCTAAAGGTACAAATCTTCTTAATGTAAGAGGTGAAATTGTCCCTTATATACGTCTCAGAGATCATCTTAATATAAAAGGGAAAAAACCCAGTCTTGAGCATATAGTTATCACAGATGTCGAGGACAAAAGGATAGGATTTGTTGTTGATAAGGTTATAGGAGGCCATCAGACTGTAATAAAGGCGCTTGGCCCTGTTTTCAAATATGTAAAAGAGGTGTCAGGAGCAACTATCCTTGGAGATGGCAAAATTGCCCTTATCCTGGATGTTAATGCCCTGATGTTATTTAAGGAACACTAG
- a CDS encoding chemotaxis protein CheW, which yields MAATEILETNKYLSFKLDNEIYAFDISQVREVLDYTEITKVPKMPVFVKGIINLRGGVVPVVDLRKKFDLPTSENTVNTCIIIMDISIDNEKTLIGALADSVQEVMTIEPDFIEPPPKIGTRLDTEFIRGMGKKNDKFIIIIDIDKVFSVGETYMLQETGEYRGFEDASQEDMDKNIDKKEIN from the coding sequence ATGGCAGCAACTGAGATATTAGAAACAAACAAGTATCTGTCTTTTAAACTGGATAATGAAATCTATGCCTTTGATATTTCCCAGGTGCGAGAGGTATTGGATTATACAGAGATAACAAAGGTACCCAAAATGCCTGTCTTTGTAAAAGGCATTATTAACCTGAGGGGCGGAGTAGTACCGGTAGTGGACCTGAGGAAAAAATTCGATCTTCCCACTTCTGAAAATACAGTCAACACATGCATCATCATAATGGATATATCAATAGATAATGAAAAGACCCTTATTGGCGCGCTCGCAGATTCTGTCCAGGAGGTTATGACTATTGAACCTGATTTCATCGAACCTCCGCCTAAAATTGGAACCAGATTAGATACAGAGTTCATAAGAGGCATGGGTAAAAAAAATGATAAATTCATTATAATCATTGACATAGACAAGGTGTTTTCAGTCGGAGAGACCTATATGCTTCAGGAAACCGGAGAATATCGTGGATTTGAGGACGCTTCTCAAGAAGATATGGATAAAAATATAGATAAAAAGGAAATTAATTAA
- a CDS encoding HAMP domain-containing protein: MESLNKAETEMAKAAEEAVEICMKMMAEMRIKMNNEIESANRNILIGFLIALIVGIVFAYFITRSITVPLALGVDVAENMSKGILLDNIGVNGKDEMAQLLGAMEKMVASLRGTVSVAEKMAGGDLNVKVNLLSDDDALGLALNSMIEKLRSVVMDVKSAADNVASGSQQLSSSSEQMSQGATEQSAAAEQASSSMEEMSANIKQNSDNAQQTERISSQAAEDAEKGGKAVEETVEAMKQISNKINIIEEIARQTNMLALNAAIEAARAGEHGKGFAVVADAVRKLAEKSQAAAGEISNLSTSSVEIAVNAGEMFKKIVPDIRKTAELVQEISASSNEQNTGADQINQALQQLDQVIQQNASASEEMASTAEELASQAEQLKDSIEFFNIGNYSTSSGAQKSYRINTNKNLAAKKMENKALVAKGKIKPVEKGLMLNMGDGDDHKDSLDNEFENY; encoded by the coding sequence ATGGAAAGCCTGAATAAGGCTGAAACAGAGATGGCAAAGGCCGCTGAAGAGGCCGTGGAAATCTGCATGAAAATGATGGCTGAAATGAGAATCAAAATGAATAATGAGATAGAAAGTGCAAACAGAAACATTCTTATAGGTTTCCTTATTGCCCTCATTGTTGGTATTGTTTTTGCCTATTTTATAACCCGTTCAATAACAGTGCCTCTGGCCTTAGGAGTAGATGTAGCAGAAAACATGTCAAAGGGCATACTGCTTGATAATATCGGGGTGAATGGAAAGGATGAGATGGCCCAATTACTCGGGGCAATGGAAAAGATGGTTGCATCCTTGAGGGGCACAGTTAGTGTCGCGGAAAAAATGGCAGGAGGTGATCTTAATGTAAAGGTTAATCTGCTTTCAGATGATGATGCACTTGGGCTTGCTCTCAATTCAATGATAGAAAAACTAAGAAGTGTTGTGATGGATGTAAAATCTGCCGCAGATAATGTCGCATCAGGGAGTCAGCAGTTGAGTTCATCTTCTGAACAGATGTCTCAGGGAGCTACAGAGCAGTCAGCAGCCGCAGAACAGGCATCTTCTTCCATGGAAGAGATGTCGGCTAATATAAAACAGAATTCAGATAATGCACAGCAGACAGAAAGGATATCCTCACAAGCTGCTGAAGATGCGGAAAAAGGTGGTAAAGCCGTTGAGGAGACTGTTGAGGCCATGAAACAGATATCAAACAAAATTAATATTATTGAAGAGATTGCCCGACAGACCAATATGCTGGCCCTTAATGCAGCGATTGAGGCAGCCCGCGCCGGTGAGCATGGAAAGGGCTTTGCTGTTGTTGCCGATGCTGTGCGTAAACTTGCGGAAAAGAGCCAGGCAGCAGCAGGAGAGATAAGTAATCTTTCTACTTCAAGTGTTGAAATAGCAGTAAATGCCGGTGAAATGTTCAAAAAAATCGTTCCTGATATACGCAAAACAGCCGAACTGGTGCAGGAGATAAGCGCCTCATCAAATGAGCAGAACACTGGCGCGGATCAAATCAATCAGGCGCTTCAACAACTGGATCAGGTTATACAGCAAAACGCCTCCGCATCTGAAGAAATGGCATCAACAGCAGAAGAGCTGGCCTCTCAGGCTGAACAATTGAAAGATTCTATCGAATTTTTTAATATTGGAAATTACTCAACCTCTTCTGGCGCACAAAAGTCTTACAGGATAAATACAAATAAAAACTTGGCTGCCAAAAAAATGGAAAATAAAGCCTTGGTTGCAAAAGGAAAAATAAAACCTGTAGAGAAAGGCTTAATGCTGAATATGGGAGATGGAGATGATCATAAGGACTCATTAGATAATGAGTTTGAAAATTATTAA